The DNA sequence GGCCGACGGGGTCCGGGGCGTGTCCCGCAGCGCGTCGACGAGTTGCGGCACCACTCCCCGCAGATCGCCGACCAGGGGTACGTCGAACTGCCGGTTCACGCCGATCGCGGCGGGATCCTGCTCGACGTAGACCCACTTGCGGTGCGCGTCGTTGCCGGCCCAGTGCTGCGTCCGGCCGTAGTGCATGGGTTCCCCGAGTTCGGTGCCGAGTGCCACGCACAGATCGGACTGCTCGACGGCCTCGTTGGCGGCCGGGGAGAACAGGTACGGGAACGTGCGGTCCTCCAGGCCGGGGATGTAGGAGGTGCCGCCCGAGGTCTGGATCACCGGGCACGCCATCAGCTCGGCCAGCTCCCTGACCTGCTCCTGGGTGCGTGAGGTGTGCACGCCGTGGCCCACCAGCAGGATCGGGCGGTCGGCCTCGCGGATCAGTCGCGCGGCCTCGGCGACCTCCCGCTCCCCCGCCCCCTGGTTGACGAGCCGATATCGGCTGGGTGGCAACGGTTCCGGGACGTCGAGTTCCTCGAGGATGACGTGCGACGGGTATTCGATGTAGCTCGGACCCGGCGTCCCGGACATCGAGCGGCGGATCGCCTCGCGCACGATCTCGTCGGTCTGGTCGGCGTACTCGATCGAGCTGCTGTATTTGACCGACGGGGTGAAAAGCCCTTCCTGCTTGACGAATTGGATGCGGCCGCGGCGCACCCGTCGCTCGGTGATGCGGGCGCGCTGACCGCCGAGGAAGACGACCGGGGAGTTCTCCACCAACGCGCACATCATCGCGCCGGCGATGTTGGCCACGCCGGGCCCAAGGGTGCCGATGCACAGCCCCGGCCTGCCCGTCATCCGCGAGGCCGCTTCGGCCATGAACCCGGCACTGAGCTCGTGGTGCGGTGCCACCACCGACCAGCCGCGGGCGTCGGCCTCGGTGAACATGTGCACGAAGTTCGGGTCCGGGATGCCGAACAGCGTGTTCACGCCCTCGGCCTCGAACAGGTCGAGGATGCGTTTGTAGACGGGGACACCCATGGGGTTACTCTCCTTGACTCCGATAGCGTTGAGCGAGCGTTCTGCGATGCGCCGCAGGGGATCCGAACAGCGAACGGTTCAGGGCGGCGCGTTTGAGATACACGTGGACGCCGCTCTCCCAGGTGTAACCGATCCCGCCGTGCAGCTGCATGGCCTTACCGGCGATGTCGACCGCGGCCCCACACACGTGCGATTTCGCCATGGCGGCCTGCGCCGTCGCGTCACCGGCCACGACGGCGGCGACCGCGGCGTCGACGAGTCGGCGGCACACCTCGATCTGCACCAGCATGTCGGCGCAGGCGTGTTTGACGGCCTGGAACGACCCGATCGGCCGGCCGAACTGGTGGCGGATCTTGGCGTAGTCGACGGTCGCGGACAGCATCGCCTCGGCGAGTCCGAGGCTGTCGCAGGCGATCGCGACTGCGGCGCGGTCCCGGAGCCGGGTCACCGCGGTGTCGGCGTCCCCGGCGAAGCGCAGCATCGTCGGCGGCTCGACGGTCCGCGACGACACCCTGGCCAGGCGACGGGTCTCGTCGACGACGGGCACCGGGGTGGTGTCGAGGTCGGCGACCGCGACCGCCCCGTTGGCCACCAGCAGAACCCGGTCGGCGCCATCGGCGTCGGGCACCAGGTCCAGCGATTCGAGCGCGACGGCTACCCGGGTGTCACCGGTTGCCACGCCGGCCAGCAGCTCGTCGCGAACGACGCTGGGCTGCAGGGCATTCAGCGTGCCGACCGCCAAGACTGCGCTGCCGAGGTAGCTTCCCGCGGTGACGGCGCGGCCCATCTCCCGGCAGATCACGGCGGTCTCGGCGAAGGTGGCACCGGCCCCGCCGAAGCCTTCGGGCACCTCCAGTCCGACCCACCCGCTGTCGACGAGCACGGGCCAGTCGACGGCGCGGTCCTTGCCGAGCACGTCGGCCGCGACGGACCTGAGCTCGTCGTGGAACTCCTCGAAGCCCATCACACCGCGCTCGGTTCTCGAGGCAGCCCGAGGCCGCGTTCACCGATGATGGTGCGCTGGATCTCGCTCGACCCGCCGGGGATCGTCCACTCCCACGACCCGACGAAGTCGAGCAGCCACGACCCCGACTCCCATCCGCTCGACATCGGTTTCGCCACCACCGTATGGGCGGGCAGACCGCCGATCTCCGTGGCGAAATCGGTGAGCCGCTGCAACAGTTCGCTGTAGTACAGCTTCACGATGGACGCGTCGGCGGGGCCCGGGGCGCCGTTCTCGACGAGCGTGCGGCACAGCCCCCGCAACCCGGTGATCTCGCATTCGAACTGCGCCAACCGGTCGGCCACGACCGGATCCTCGACGGGGCTGGATCGGACCAAACGGTCGAACCCCGCGTTGGCCAGGCGCTCGGCGAGTTCCAGCATCGTCATCCCGCGTTCGGCGCCCAGGGTGGCCTGCGCGACCTGCCAGCCCGCGTTCTCGGCGCCGACGAGGTCGGCCGCCGGGATCACGACGTCGTCGAGGAAGATCTCGCAGAAGTGGGAGTCGCCGACGGCGTTGCGGATGGGCCGCACCTCGACGCCGGGTGTGGTCATGTCGAGCAGGAAGTACGAGATACCTGAGCGCTTCGGGGCGTCCGGATCGGTGCGGGCGAGAAGAAGGCACCGGTCGGCGTGCATACCGCCGCTGGCCCACAGTTTCTGGCCGTTGACGACGAACGCGTCGCCGTCGCGGCGTGCGGTGGTGCGCAGGCTCGCGAGGTCGGAGCCGGCTTCCGGTTCGGAGAAGCCCTGCACCCAGATCTCGCCGTCGAGGATCGCGGGCAGGTGTCTGCGGCGTTGTTCCTCGGTGCCCGCCACCAGCAGTGTGGCGGCGGCGTGGTGGATGCCGACGAACGCCAGCACCAGCCGGGGCGCGTCGTGGGCGGCCAGCTCCTGGTAGAGGACGATCTGCTCGGAGACCGAGAGTCCGCCACCCCATTCGGCGGGCCAGTGTGGCACCGCGAATCCGGCGCTGCGCAGTTCGGCGAACCAGGCCTTCTGGAACCGCACGAACTCCGCGTCGCTCACCCCGGTCTGCGTCTCGCGCCAGTCCGCGGGGACGTGTTGTGCGCACCAGGCCCGCACGGTGGCGCGGAAGTCGTCGGTGCTCACGTCGGCGCCCCTGGACGAACTGCGTTGGTGCGCAACCGTTCCATCGCCTGCGCCACGGCGAGCCCGTCGTCGAACGACGGCGCGATCTGCGTACCGGTGCGCAGCGCCTCGGCGACCCGGGTGAAGAACATCGTCAGCGCGGGGTCGGGCCGTCCCGGGCGGTCGAACTCGAAGGTCGCGGGCTCGGCGGTGGCGGTGCGCAGAACGAGTCGGGTGTCGGCGGTCAGTTCGATCGAACCGTCGGTGCCCAACAGCACGGCGCGCGGGAGCGTCGGTACGGCTGCGGCGAAGCCGGTGTCCTGGGCGGCGGTGGCACCGTTGGCCAACACGAACCACGCGGCGTAGGCGTCCTCGGCGGTGGCCTGGCGTGGCGTTCCGTCGCCGTCGGGGTGGGTGGGATCGTCGATGCGCAGGACGCCGCCGCAGTCGGTGATCTCGCTGCCGAACAGCCAGCGGGTGTAGTCGATGAGATGCGATCCGTAGGCGCCGATCCAGCCGCCGCCCAGGCCGGCGTCGTTGATCCACCCGTACCTGCGGCCGCGCAGTCCGTTCCCGAACCAGTTCCAGCTCAGATGTGTCGGGGTGCCGATGGCGCCCGCGTGGGCGAGGTCCTTGACCTTCGCCCACGATTCGCGGCACCGGAACTCGAAGTTGAGGACGTTGAGGACGCCGGCGGCGCGTGCCAGGTCGCGCATCGCGGTGGCCTCCTCGGCGGTGCGGCCGAACGGCTTGTCGCACAGGACCGCCCGCCGACGCTGCAGTGCCGCCGACACGTGGTGGACATGCAGGAACGGCGGCGAGTGCACGGAGACCAGGTCGACGCCGGAGTCGAGCCCGCGCGTCACGGCGGACTCGTCGCGTGGGCTGACGACCTCCACGTCGAAGCCGGCGCTCTCATACGCCGGGGCGGCGGCGTGCTTGCCGAAACCCGTGCCGATCACGAGGACCTTCATGCGTACAACCCCGTCAGCCCGCGCCGGCCCGCACTGCGGGTCAACTGCGCCCGGGTGGCCGACAGCCCGAGCGGCAGGCGGCGTAGCGGTTGGCTGTACCGCGAGAGCCACGACAGCGTCGTCTCGTCGCAGAAGCCGACCGCACCGTGCAACTGGTGGCAGACCCGGAACACCACCTCGGCGGCTTCGATCGCCGCCAGCCGAAAGGCCAGGGAATCGTCGACGGCCTCGGGTCTCCCGGTGGCGATGCTCCACAGCGCGTACTTCGCGAGGATGTCGACGCCGCTGCGTTCGACCTCCGCGTCGGTCAGCTGGAACTGCACCCCCTGAAAGCTCGCCAGTGGCTGGCCGAACTGCTTGCGCAGCGTGACGTGTGCCACGGTCAGGTCGATCGCCCGGTCGAGCATGCCGAGCAGCGTCCAGCAGGGCAGTGTGAGGGCGACCGCCAGGTCACCGACTCCGGCGTCGTCGAGTGCGGACAGTTCCAGTTCGGTGACGAAGGCGGGTCCGTCCGGCCCGAGACCCGTCACCCTGCTCCGCACGCCCGCCAATGTCACTGCTACCCAGCGAAATTCGAGCCCGGCCAGGGCGCCCGACGGGCGGGTGGCCGCGACCACCACGAGACCGTCCACGTCGAGATCGGCCGGTCTGGCCAGCCGTTCGGCGACCGGGTAGGGCAGGGCCCAGTAGCCGGCGCTGCGGCACAGGGCCGCGGCCGCTTCGAGCTCGTCGGCCTCGCCGCGGACGTCGAGCTCCCAGGCGCCGAGCTCGGTCAGGACCGGTCCGACCAGCGATTCCCGTTCGGCTGGTTTGGCTTCCGCCCGCTGCACGAGTAGGTCCCCACCGGCCGCCTCGAACGCCCGAAGGGCCTGCCGGCCGTATTCGCCGGCGTCGTCGCCGAGGTCGAGGATCATCGGGCGGCCGCCAGCATGGCACGCGAAAGCAGGATGCGCTGCATCTCGATGCTGCCCGACGAGACGGTCGCCGCCTGCGAGTACCGCCAGTGGTCCCCGACCTCGCCGAGAAACCAGGCTGCCCGCGAATCGTCGCGGGCCACTTCGGCCGCGATGTCCATCAGGACCTCCGCGCTGTCCTGGTCGAGTTTCGTCACCGCGATGCGGTAGGCGGCCGCGTCCCCGGGCTGGATCCGTCCGCTGCTCTGCAGCTCCACGATGCGGTACGCCATCAGCCGGGCCCGGCGGCAGTGCGTGAGCATCCGCACCCAGCGGCCGCGCAGCTCCTCGGGTAGGTCCTCCCACCGGTCGGCGAGCACCGCGGGCGCGGCGGCGAGGAGACGTTCACACCGGGCGTAGCGGGCGATACCCACGCGTTCGAACGCCATCACGTCACCCACGACGGTCCATCCCTCGTCGACGGTGCCCAGCACGTCGGCGTCCGTCACTCGCAGATCGTCGAAGAAGACCTCGTTGAGGTGGTGCGGCCCCAGCATCGTGCGAATCGGCCGGACTTGGATGGCCGGATCGTCCATGGGCACCAGGAAGATCGTCAGCCCCTGCTGTTTGCGCTCACCGCGGGACGTGCGCGCGAGCAGGAAACACCACTGCGCCATCGTCGCGTAGGACGTCCAGATCTTCTGCCCGTTGACCAGCCAGCCGTCGCCGTCGCGCCGCGCCGTCGTGCGCAGCGACGCGAGGTCGGAGCCGGCCTCCGGCTCGGAGAAGCCCTGGCACCAGATCACCTCGCCGCGCGCGATCGGCGGTAGATGCCGGCGCTGCTGTGCGTCGGTGCCGTGCCGCATGATGATCGGCCCGACCCAGTTGACGCCCATGTACTGGGCACCGCGTGGTTCGTGGTGGGCCCACATCTCCTCGCGGACGACGGTCTGCTCCCAGATCGAACCTCCCCTGCCGCCGAACTCCTCCGGCCACGCCATACACAGCAGTTCCCGCTCCGCCAGCAGGCGGCAGAACCGTTGCGCGACCTCCAGATCGGCGGGGTCGTCGGTGAACGCGCCGAGAAAGTCGTTTGGCACATGCTGTTTCACCAGCTCACGCAGCTCGGTGCGCAACCGCGCGGCCGCCGGGCCGATGTCGAAGTCCAGGCTCATCGCGCCTCCCGGACGCCGACACGACGGTTGGTGACCGATTCCGCCGCAATTGCGTCATCAACCGTAGGCTCGGCGGGCTCCAGGCCGAGTTCGGTGAGCACGGCAGCCGTGTCGGCGCCCAGCTCCGGCGCGGGCCCGCGCACATGTCCCGGTGTGCGCGAGAACCACGTCGGCACACCGGGGAACCTCACCGGGCCGTGGGCGGTCTGCACGGTCTCGAACATGCCGACGGCGGCGAGGTGCGGGTGGTCGAACAGCGCGTCGGGGGTCTGGATCGGTGCGGCCGGGATCTCCAGTTCCCGGAACAGCGCCAGCCATTCCTCGGTGGTGCGCTCCCTGAGGGTTTCGGCCACCAACCCGTAGACGGTGTCGATCTGCTGCGCCCGCCGCTCGAGCGTGGCGTACACGTCGCTCTGCCACACCGGCGACACCGCGTCGACGAACGCGTTCCAGTGTTTGTCGTTGTAGATCAGGACCGCGATGTGACCGTCCTTGGTGGCATACGGCCTGCGGTTGGGTGCGACGGTGCGCGGATACACCGCGGGTCCGAGTGGCGGGTCGAACATGGCGCCGTTGGCGTGTTCGACCAGCATGAAGGCGGCCATGGTCTCGAACATGGCGACCTCGACCTCCTGGCCTTCGCCGGTGCGCTCGCGGTGGAACAGGGCCATCATCGTGGCGTACAGGGCGGTCAACCCGGCCACCTTGTCGGCCATGATCGTGCCGACGTAGTTCGCCTCGCCGGTCAGTTGTTCCTGGACGGCGGGGATCCCGCATTCGGCCTGGATCGTGTCGTCGTAGGCGGGCAGATCGCGGTCGGGGCCGCGGCGGCCGTAGCCGTAGCAGTTGGTGTAGACGACGGCCGGATTGATCGCGGCGACGTCGGCGTAGCCGAATCCGAGCTTCGCGATCGCCTTGGCCCGCATGGAATGGATGAACACGTCGGCACCGGCGATCAGGGCTCGCAGCGCCTCCTTTCCGTCGTCGCTGCGCAGATCCAGCACCGCCGAACGCTTTCCGCGGTTGACGTTGACGAACACCCCGCTCATCCCCGGCGCGGGGCCGACCGAGATGTACCGGGTGTTGTCGCCCTCCGGTGGCTCGACCTTGACGACGTCGGCGCCCATGTCGGCCATGATCTGGGTGCAGTACGGTCCCATGACCATCGCGGTCAGATCGACGACGCGCACACCTGCCAGCGGCCCCGGCATCAGGTGTTCGCCTTCTGGGCGGCCATCGCGAAGCTGTAGCGGATGTGGGCGTTGTGCCCGTCGGGGACGACCGGGAAGACGACGGGACGGGAACGGTCGCGGATGGCATCGAGGTCGGCGGCGACGTCCTCGACGGTCCACGACGGCCGGTGCACACCCGGCGATTCGGCGACGACGGCGGTGGCGACCCGCCCGGCGAGCGCGATGAACATCTCGCCTGTGACCGAACAGAATTCGTGGGTCAGCCAGCCGACGGTGGGCGCGACCAGTTCCGGCTCCATCGGCGGATAGGCCGACGTGTCGATGCCCTCGGCCATCCGGGTGACGGCGGCGGGCACGATCACGTTGCTCTTCACACCGTGCGCGGCGCCCTCAATGGCCGCGACGTTCGACAGCCCGATCACCCCGGCCTTGGCGACCGCGTAGTTCACCACGTCGTGGTTGCCGTAGAGACCACCGATCGACGAGGTCAGCACGATGCGGCCGTAGCCGGCGTCGCACATCACCGGGAAGGCCTGCCGCACCACGTGGAATGCGCCGCGCAGGTGGACGTCGAGCACGTCGTCGAAGTCGGAATCGCTCATCTCCCGCAGCGGGCCGCGGCGCACGTTGCCGGCGTTGTGGATGAGGATGTCGAGGCGGCCGTACGTGTCGAGCGCCGTGCCGACGATCGCCCTGCCGCCTTCAGGCGTGGCCACGGAGTCGGCGGTGGCGACCGCTTCGCCTCCCGCGGCGGCGATCTCGCGCACGACGTCCTGCGCCGGTCCGGCGTCACTGCCGTCGCCGGTCAAGCTCCCGCCGAGGTCGTTGACCACCACCTTCGCCCCGCGCGAGGCGAGCAACAGCGCGTACGCCCGGCCGAGGCCGCGGCCGCCGCCCGTCACGACGGCGACGCGGCCGTCGTACCTGAGCTCACTCATGCGCCGACTTCACGGTTGGTGTACGCGAACACCGAGTGGGGGCGGCAACACCCGTGCACTCGGCGTTATCGGAGTTCGAGGCCATCGAGATCGCCCTTCTCCCGCCACGCCGCCAGCAGGTCGCCGAACGCGTAGAACCCCGGCCCATACGGTTCGCCCAGGTGCGAGCGGATGCCCTCGCCGCCACCGCCGCCCTCGTTGTTGTAATAGCCCGGCGTGCACGACGCGTCGAACGCCGAATTGTCCACGGCGGTCTCCCTGATCGTCCGGCACCAGGCGTCCTGGGCGTCCTGCGTCGGCTCGACGACCTCGGCGCCCCGCGCGAGTGCCTCGGCGATGACGTAGGCGATGTGCTCGCCCTGCAGTTCGTAGTTCGCCGCGATGTTCGCCGAGATGCCGACCTGGGTGAAGCCGGTGAAGAACTGGTTGGGGAAGCCGCGGCTGGTCAGCCCGTGCAGCGTCTTGTACCCGTCGCGCCAGTAGTCGTAGAGCGACAGCCCGTCTCGGCCCTCGATCGCGTCGATGGAGTAGCGCCTGCTGATGTCGGTGGTGATCTCGAACCCGCTGGCGTAGATGATGCAGTCCACCTCGTATTCGACACCGCCGGCGACCAACCCCTTGGCGGTGACCTTCTCGACGCCCTTGGAGTCCGAGACGTCGACCAGCGTGACGTTGGGGCGGTTGAACGCGGGCAGGTACTCGTCGTTGGACAGCGGCCGTTTACAGAGGAAGCGGTAGTACGGTTTGAGCGCCTCGGCGGTCTGCGGATCCGCGACGAGGGCGTCGATGCGGCGGCGCAGCCGCTCCATCAGCTTGTAGTCCTCTTCCTCGCGGATCGCCATGAACTGCTCGGGGGTCAGCGACGCCGGATCCTCCAGTGCCATCACCCGCGCGGCGGTGTTGCGGCCGAGTTCGGTCCAGAAGTCGCACACCAGGTCCGGCTGTCCCGGCGCCATTCCCTCGAAGGTCCAGGCGTGGAAGTTGCGCTGCCGCTCCTTCTGCCAGCCGGGCTGAAGCGTCTTGACCCACTCCGGATCGGTGGGCGCGTTGTTGCGTTCGTCGACCGTCGACGGCGTGCGCTGGAACACGTACAGATGCCCGGCGTCACGCGCCAGGAACGGCACGATCTGGATGGCCGTCGCGCCGGTGCCGATCACCGCGACCTTCTTGTCGGCGAGCTTGTGCAGGTTGCCGCTGGTGTCGCCGCCGGTGTAGTCGTAATCCCACCGCGACGAGTGGAAAGCGTGACCCGTGAAGTCCTGGATGCCGGGAATGCCGGGCAGTTTCGGCCGGTGGAACGGCCCCGAGGCCAGCACCACGAACCGGGCGCGGATGTCGTCGCCGCGGTTGGTGCTCAGCCGCCACCGGTGGATCGCCTCGTCCCAACGCAGATCCCGCACCTGGGTCGAGAAGATCGCCTTGTCGTAGAGGCCGAAATGCTTGCCGATGTTGCGGCAGTGTTCGTAGATCTCGGCACCGTCGGCGAACTTTTTGCTCGGCATGAAGTCGAGCTCTTCGAGTAGCGGTATGTAGCAATAGGATTCGTTGTCGCACTGGATGCCCGGGTAGCGGTTCCAGTACCAGACGCCGCCGAAGTCGCCGCCGAGTTCGATGATCCGCACGTCGTCGACGCCCGCCTTCTTCAGGTGCGCCGCCGACAGCAACCCACCGAAGCCGCCGCCCAGCACCGCGACGTCGATGTCCTCGACGATCGGATCGCGGGGCTGGACCGGGGTGTACGGGTCGACCTCGTAGTAGCCGGCGAACTCGTCGGTCAACTCCACGTACTGCTTCGACCCCTCCGGGCGCAGCCGTTTGGCCCGCTCCTGTGCGTACTTCTCACGCAGCGCGGCGATGTCGATGTCGGTGGGCGTCTCGGTGGGACCGCAGGTGGTCATGTCTCTCCTAACGATTTCGGTGTAGTTGGTTGCGCTGAGCGCGACTGGCTACACCGAAATCACAACTCCTGTGGCTCGCCGGTGCCCATGTACTTGGACAGCTGGTAGTGCAGGTTGACCGTGCTGCGTTCGCGGTACGGGTTGGGCAGCGTGCCGGGGAAGCCCGCCGACTTCATGCCCTGCTGCACGGCCGCCATGTTGGAGAAGTCCTGCGGCAGCACCGACAGCCAGTTCGGGGAGTCCTTCGGGGTGTAGACCCATTCGGTCTCGGGCTCTTGACCCTCGGGGTACAGCTCGAACACCGCCACCTCGAAGATGCACTTGTTCGGGTCGTAGCTCGGGTCGGGCCGGGCGCTGTAACACAGCGCGCTGGTCAGGCCCTGGCCGATCTGGAAGTTGGGGAAGATCTGCCATGCGGTGCCGCTCTGGCCGAGGATGTCCGGCGGGATCGTCGGCCAGATGACGCCGCGGGCCTCGTCGTCCCGGCGCGCCGACGCCAGCCAGTGCTGCAGCACCTCGTCGGCCGGTGTGCCCTCGGGCAGCTCGTCGACCAGCCGTTTGGCCGCGTTGACCAGCGTCTGTGTGGTGGTGGCGTTGGTCTCCTCCATGGTGTACACCTGCATCTCCGCGGTCGAGATGCGCGGGTCGCCGGTGCCGAGGCGGATCTTGGACTTGGTCTCGTCCATGCCCTTCGGGGCGTCGTAGCCGATGTTGCTGTGCTTGCCTTGCGCCTTCGCCCAGCCCTTGAACTCACCGAAGCGGTTGAACTCCGGGTGCGTGGTGAACACGTGGTAGGTCTCGTTGAACGCCTCGAGCGCGACCTTCCAGTTGCAGTCGAAGTTCAGCCACTTGCGCCACTTGTAGCGCATGTTCTCGAGGCCGAACGGATCGAGGATCTTCGCCGCCGGAAAGAGGTAGTCCGCCAACGGTTCACAGTCGGGGTCCATGTTGACGAACAGCCAGCCACCCCAGGCGTCGACCCGCACCGGGGCGAGGTGGGTGTTACGCGGGGTGAGCTTGCCCTGCCAGTCGTCCTGTTCGCGGATGTGGGTGCAGGTGCCGTCGAGCCCGTAGGTCCAGCCGTGGAAGCCGCAGACGAACGACTTGCGCGCGCGGCCGCGGGCGTTCTTCGCGCCGTCCGGGGTGTCGATCAGCCGGCGGCCACGGTGCATGCACACGTTGTGGTGCGCCGCGAACTCCTGTGGCCCGGTCCGCACCACGATGATCGAGTCGTCGAGGAGGTCGTAGGTCAGATAGCTGCCGATCTCGGGAAGCTCCTCGACCCGGCCGACCTGCAACCAGACCTTGCGCCACAGCTTGTCCCGTTCGGCGCGTGCGTACTCCTCGGAGATGTAGGCCTCCACGCCGATGGTCATCGGTTCCGAGAGCTCCTCGGCCACTTCGATTTCCGTATCCGTCATCAGACCTCCTTGATCGCGGAGCGGAAGTTCTCGTCCTTGAGGAACAGCGACGTGTTGTCGGCGCCCAGGTGTGTCCACTTGAGGTCGAGGCCACCGTCGACCAGCAGCGTCTGCCCGGTGATGTAGCTCGACATGTCCGACAGCAGGAACAGGATCGCGTCGGCCTGTTCGGCCGGGGTGCCGCGGCGGCCCATCGCGATGGCGGTGCGGTCGCGCACGGGGTCCTCGTCGACGTAAGTGGCCGACGCGGCGGTCTCGGTGACACCCGGCGCGACGGCATTGACCCGGATTCCGTCGAGGGCGAGTTCGACGGCCATCGTGCGAGTCATGGCGACGATCGCGGCCTTGGCCGTGCCGTAGGCGATGTGGAACGGTGCGGTGTTCATCCCGCTGATCGAGGACACCGAGACGATCGAGCCGTTGCGACCCTGGCTGCGCAGCTCCCGGCTCACCGCCTGGCTCATGAAGAACGCGGTCTCCAGGTTGGCGGTGAACAGCGCCCGCCAGTCGTCGCGGGTGACGCGGGTGGCCGGCATCCACGTCGCGGGTGCGGCGCCGCCGGCGACGTTGACCAGACCGTAGAGGGCGCCGTCGATACGCCGGGCGGCGTCCATCACGGTTGCGATGCCGTCGTCGGTCGAGGCGTCGGCGGCGACCGTCACGATCGACAGACCCTTGTCGATCAGCGGGCCGACGTGCTGGTCGAGGTTGTCCTGGTTGCGGCTGACGGCGATGACGGTCGCGCCGGCCGAGGCGGCCCGCTCGGTCACGGTGGTGCCGATGCCGCCACCGCCCGCGCCGGAGACGATGACGACGCGGCCGCCGAGGCCCAGGGTGTCCTGCATCCGGAAGCCTATTTGTCCGGACGACATACGGTGCTCTGCATATTGCAGAACACTATTCCGCAGCGATAATCCGGCAGTCAAGGGCTGTACGGAGGCTTTGCGCACCTATTGTCTGGACTAGTCGGTGTTGATAACGTCGCCAGCCATGACGTCGCCAACCGAGTCGTTGCAGGCCACCCGCTACCCCGGTGCGCGGCCGACCGCCGCCGACGGATGGACCGTCGAGCGGCTGACCGCGCCGAGCCGGTTGTTCGGCGCCAACGGGCTGCGCACCGGACCGGACGGGCGGGTGTATGTCGCCCAGGTGACCGGCAGCCAGATCAGCGCGTTGGACCTCGTGGACGGGAGCCTCGAGACGGTCAGCCCCAAGGGCGGTGACATCGTCAGCCCCGACGACGTGGCCTTCGGTCCGGACGGCGCCCTGTACGCGACCGAGGTGATGGAAGGGCGGGTCAGCGTCCGCGCGAGCGACGGGCGGACCCGGGTCCTGCGCGATGATCTGCCCTGCGCCAACGGCATCACCGTGCACGACGGCCGACTGTTCGTCAATGAGTGCCGCGAGGGTGGGCGGCTGATGGAACTCGACCGCGACGGCGGAATCGTCCGCGTCCTGGCCGAGAACCTGCCTTCGCCGAACGCGATGGAGGCCGGTCCGGACGGACTGCTGTACTACCCGCTGATGACCGCCAACGAGATCTGGCGAGTGAATCCTGACGGGGGTGAGCCGCAACGGGTCGCCGGCGACCTCGGGGTGCCCGACGCGGTCAAGTTCGACCGGCACGGCAACATCGTCTCCACCCAGGTCGCCAACGGCCAGGTGCTGCGCATCGACCCCCGCACCGGGTCGAAAGCCTCACTCGCACAGTTGCATCCGGGATTGGACAACCTGACCTTCGTCGGTGACCGGCTCTTCGTGTCCAACTTCACCGGCGAGATCACCGAGATCCTGCCCGACGGGGAGACCCGCACCACCCTGCCCGGGGGCTTGAACTGGCCGCTGGACCTCGCGGTCGGTGACGACGGCACGCTCTACGTCGCCGACGGCACCTACTTCTACGCGCTGCGGGCCGACGGTTCCCTGCAGACGGTCGGCATGCTGTTCACTCCGGGCTACCCCGGCTTCCTGCGCGGGCTCGCCGCCGCGGGGAGCGGTGAATTCGTGGTCACCACGTCGGGCGGGCAGGTCACGCGCTACCGGCCC is a window from the Mycolicibacterium litorale genome containing:
- a CDS encoding SDR family NAD(P)-dependent oxidoreductase; amino-acid sequence: MQDTLGLGGRVVIVSGAGGGGIGTTVTERAASAGATVIAVSRNQDNLDQHVGPLIDKGLSIVTVAADASTDDGIATVMDAARRIDGALYGLVNVAGGAAPATWMPATRVTRDDWRALFTANLETAFFMSQAVSRELRSQGRNGSIVSVSSISGMNTAPFHIAYGTAKAAIVAMTRTMAVELALDGIRVNAVAPGVTETAASATYVDEDPVRDRTAIAMGRRGTPAEQADAILFLLSDMSSYITGQTLLVDGGLDLKWTHLGADNTSLFLKDENFRSAIKEV
- a CDS encoding SMP-30/gluconolactonase/LRE family protein is translated as MTSPTESLQATRYPGARPTAADGWTVERLTAPSRLFGANGLRTGPDGRVYVAQVTGSQISALDLVDGSLETVSPKGGDIVSPDDVAFGPDGALYATEVMEGRVSVRASDGRTRVLRDDLPCANGITVHDGRLFVNECREGGRLMELDRDGGIVRVLAENLPSPNAMEAGPDGLLYYPLMTANEIWRVNPDGGEPQRVAGDLGVPDAVKFDRHGNIVSTQVANGQVLRIDPRTGSKASLAQLHPGLDNLTFVGDRLFVSNFTGEITEILPDGETRTTLPGGLNWPLDLAVGDDGTLYVADGTYFYALRADGSLQTVGMLFTPGYPGFLRGLAAAGSGEFVVTTSGGQVTRYRPATGESNVIADGFDQLYGIALAPGGAVVFAELGTGRVHSAHGGTVQLLASGLRDPIGVAVAPDGTPLVAESGAGRVVRLAGSHVVPVIDGLQRPQGLLTEGGILYVVDAGAKEVLAVDMNSGERRTIASGLPVGPPPGVHPKPLRGMPPFSGPQGPFAGIAMGPDGTLFVSADGDGSVLALRRDTAPA